The Lepidochelys kempii isolate rLepKem1 chromosome 5, rLepKem1.hap2, whole genome shotgun sequence genome window below encodes:
- the LOC140911168 gene encoding uncharacterized protein: MAWHQGLSNPIPEFQLTLEETALPPESTTTGRKRRRHSVPNRPMTWGAVKALVAAAQRRLAADQQPETPETLFVAILAQITANSVMIVCLLCLLFPVGVGSEALPPLRARMTYNIWERLASIANFTHFCLSNSVAAGDLLGTCLIPVCHHPEEMENKTLFSAYANLSSQYSSMANWGPANYTLPRTASSLHTPYPAGAHNVTCARVVNCTSTKVPLGCRKISQPLLNCSHAVNVSYNYGHIILPSGWFFTCGSRTFNYI; the protein is encoded by the coding sequence atggcatggcaccaggggctgtcgaatcccataccagagtttcagctgactttggaggagaccgcgttgccccccgagtcgacaacgacgggacggaaacggaggaggcatagtgtcccaaaccggcccatgacatggggagcagtaaaagcattggtcgccgcggcccaacgaagactggcagcagatcaacagccagagactcctgagactttgtttgtggcgattctcgcccaaatcactgctaattctgtgatgattgtgtgccttttgtgcctgctatttcctgtaggggttggctcggaagcgcttcccccgttacgagcccgaatgacatataacatatgggaaagattggcttcaatagcaaattttacccacttttgtctatctaattctgtagcagccggagatttgttaggtacatgccttattccagtatgtcatcaccctgaggagatggagaataagacactgttctctgcttatgcgaatctttcttcccagtactctagcatggctaattggggcccggccaactatactctgcctcgcacggctagctccctccacacaccgtacccggccggggctcacaatgtcacctgtgcgcgtgtagttaactgcactagtacaaaggtgcccttgggctgtcgaaaaatttctcaaccccttttaaattgttcccatgctgttaatgtttcatataattatggccatatcatcctaccatcaggatggttttttacttgcggttcacgcacctttaattatatttga